One Paracoccaceae bacterium genomic region harbors:
- a CDS encoding class I SAM-dependent RNA methyltransferase, with the protein MTFTILRLGHLGDGIAEGPDGPLFAAGALPGEVVAGTVTGDRLTDLRIVTPVTGRVRPPCAHARTCGGCSMQHAGDDLVARWKEGIVAGALAGQGLTAPVLPILTSPPASRRRATLSARRTKSGALAGFHMKGSDTIIPVPGCRVLHPGVMAALPAVEDLARIGGSRTGEMSVTVTIGPAGPDIAVTGGKPADAALRLGLARLAEAQAVARLTWDGETVALRAPPFQAMGRARVVPPPGAFLQATAEGESALVAAVRRIVGDAARVADLFAGCGTFALPLAEGAEVHAVEGDAAMVAALDRAWRQTPGLRRVTTEARDLFRRPLEPGELAGFDAVVIDPPRAGAEAQTDRIARARVPVVAMISCNAATFARDARRLVQAGYVPEWVQPVDQFRWSPHVELAAAFRLADKTRAGQP; encoded by the coding sequence GTGACCTTCACGATCCTTCGGCTTGGGCATCTGGGCGACGGAATCGCCGAGGGGCCGGATGGCCCGCTGTTCGCCGCTGGCGCCCTGCCGGGCGAGGTGGTCGCCGGAACGGTGACGGGCGACCGCCTGACCGACCTGCGCATCGTCACCCCCGTGACCGGCCGGGTGCGCCCGCCCTGTGCGCATGCCCGCACCTGCGGCGGATGCAGCATGCAGCACGCGGGCGATGATCTGGTGGCGCGGTGGAAAGAGGGGATCGTGGCCGGGGCGCTGGCCGGGCAGGGGCTGACCGCGCCGGTCCTGCCGATCCTGACCTCGCCACCCGCATCGCGCCGCCGCGCCACGCTGTCGGCACGGCGCACGAAATCGGGCGCCCTGGCCGGGTTTCACATGAAAGGGTCCGACACCATCATTCCGGTGCCGGGATGCCGTGTGCTGCATCCGGGCGTCATGGCGGCGTTGCCGGCGGTCGAGGACCTCGCCCGGATCGGCGGCTCGCGCACGGGCGAGATGTCGGTCACGGTGACGATCGGTCCGGCCGGGCCCGACATCGCGGTGACCGGCGGCAAGCCCGCCGACGCCGCGCTGCGGCTTGGCCTTGCGCGGCTGGCCGAGGCGCAGGCCGTCGCGCGCCTGACCTGGGATGGCGAGACGGTCGCGCTGCGGGCGCCGCCGTTTCAGGCGATGGGCCGGGCGCGCGTGGTCCCGCCACCCGGCGCCTTCCTGCAGGCGACCGCCGAAGGCGAGTCCGCGCTCGTCGCGGCCGTGCGGCGCATCGTCGGCGATGCCGCGCGGGTGGCCGATCTTTTTGCAGGCTGCGGCACCTTTGCCCTGCCGCTGGCGGAAGGCGCCGAGGTTCACGCGGTCGAGGGCGATGCCGCCATGGTCGCCGCGCTCGACCGTGCCTGGCGCCAGACACCGGGCCTGCGCCGCGTCACGACCGAGGCGCGCGACCTGTTCCGCCGCCCGCTGGAACCGGGCGAACTGGCCGGTTTCGACGCCGTGGTGATCGACCCGCCCCGCGCCGGGGCCGAGGCCCAGACCGACCGCATCGCGCGTGCCCGCGTGCCGGTGGTGGCGATGATCTCGTGCAATGCCGCGACATTCGCGCGGGATGCGCGGCGTCTGGTGCAGGCCGGATATGTGCCCGAATGGGTGCAACCCGTTGATCAGTTTCGCTGGTCACCGCACGTTGAGCTTGCGGCGGCGTTCCGACTTGCGGATAAGACACGCGCAGGTCAGCCCTGA
- a CDS encoding ion transporter: protein MRERIAEWINSDRVQNVIIWVIVFNAFLLGLDTSPTIMNYVGPAVLFLDSLCLAVFVAELAVKLYAFGPRFFRSGWNIFDLIVVVIALIPSSGPVAVLRALRVLRVFRVVSVSPSLRKVVDGLVRALPGMGSVMLLLAMIFYIGAVMGTKLFGAVFDEWFGTIGKSAYSLFQIMTLESWSMGIVRPVMKEFPYAWAFFVPFIMMTTFATVNLFVGLVVNSLQEAASEDSDKETDAFRDEVLERLRAIEVRLPPAAPVSGPLGPPAQADLPGIASDDAPVIGDKTV from the coding sequence ATGCGGGAACGGATCGCCGAGTGGATCAACTCAGATCGCGTGCAGAACGTGATCATCTGGGTGATTGTGTTCAACGCATTCCTGCTTGGCCTCGATACATCGCCCACCATCATGAACTATGTCGGCCCCGCCGTGCTGTTCCTCGACAGCCTGTGCCTGGCGGTGTTCGTGGCCGAGCTGGCGGTGAAGCTCTATGCCTTCGGCCCGCGCTTCTTCCGGTCGGGCTGGAACATCTTCGACCTGATCGTGGTGGTCATCGCGCTGATCCCGTCGTCGGGGCCCGTTGCGGTCCTGCGCGCGTTGCGCGTCCTGCGGGTGTTCCGCGTGGTCTCGGTCTCTCCCAGTCTGCGCAAGGTGGTCGATGGCCTCGTGCGTGCGCTGCCGGGCATGGGGTCGGTCATGCTGCTGCTGGCGATGATCTTCTACATCGGCGCGGTCATGGGCACCAAGCTGTTCGGGGCTGTGTTCGACGAATGGTTCGGCACGATCGGCAAGTCCGCCTATTCGCTGTTCCAGATCATGACGCTCGAATCCTGGTCGATGGGCATCGTGCGCCCGGTGATGAAGGAATTTCCCTATGCCTGGGCCTTCTTCGTGCCCTTCATCATGATGACCACCTTCGCCACGGTGAACCTGTTCGTCGGTCTTGTGGTTAACTCGCTTCAGGAAGCGGCCTCCGAGGACAGCGACAAGGAAACCGACGCCTTCCGGGACGAGGTGCTGGAGCGTCTGCGCGCCATCGAGGTCAGGCTGCCGCCTGCGGCGCCTGTCTCCGGGCCACTCGGACCGCCGGCGCAGGCGGACCTGCCCGGGATTGCATCTGATGACGCGCCCGTGATCGGGGACAAGACCGTTTGA
- a CDS encoding Hsp33 family molecular chaperone HslO, producing MTLGSQIAWDDTVLPFQLDRSDIRGRVARLDGTLEDVLRQHRYPPQIEALVAEAALLTALIGQSIKLRWKLSLQVRGNGPARIIATDYYGPDADGAPARIRAYASFDPARLDPAADPFSQIGEGYFAILIDQGEGMAPYQGITPIAGGSLSACAETYFAQSEQLPTRFALSFGRSTLPGQVAQWRAGGVMLQSMPRVGGVAAEAGSGEGGLLHHADILSGDAGEDWSRANMLLDTAEEIELVGPSVAPTELLVRLFHEEEPRVFDAQPIRFGCSCSEDRVRQSLSIYSAKDIRHMTTPEGRVTADCQFCGAHYDMDPETLGFEAKKAVGDGA from the coding sequence ATGACTCTTGGTTCTCAGATTGCATGGGACGATACCGTCCTGCCCTTCCAGCTTGACCGGTCCGACATCCGCGGCCGCGTGGCGCGGCTTGACGGAACGCTGGAGGATGTGCTGCGCCAGCACCGCTATCCGCCACAGATCGAGGCGCTGGTCGCGGAAGCGGCGCTTCTGACCGCGCTCATCGGCCAGTCGATCAAACTGCGGTGGAAGCTGTCGCTGCAGGTGCGCGGCAACGGTCCGGCGCGCATCATCGCGACCGACTACTACGGTCCCGATGCCGACGGTGCCCCCGCGCGCATTCGTGCCTATGCCAGCTTCGATCCCGCACGCCTTGACCCGGCGGCCGATCCGTTCAGCCAGATCGGCGAAGGCTACTTCGCCATCCTGATCGACCAGGGTGAGGGCATGGCGCCCTACCAGGGCATCACACCGATCGCGGGCGGGTCGCTTTCCGCCTGCGCCGAGACCTATTTCGCGCAGTCCGAACAGCTGCCGACGCGCTTTGCGCTGTCCTTCGGCAGAAGCACGCTGCCGGGCCAGGTGGCGCAGTGGCGTGCGGGCGGCGTGATGTTGCAGTCGATGCCCCGGGTCGGCGGCGTCGCCGCCGAGGCGGGATCGGGCGAGGGCGGGCTGCTGCACCATGCCGATATCCTGTCCGGGGACGCGGGCGAGGACTGGTCGCGCGCCAACATGCTTCTCGATACCGCCGAGGAGATCGAACTGGTCGGGCCGTCGGTCGCGCCCACCGAACTGCTGGTCCGGCTGTTCCACGAGGAGGAGCCGCGCGTCTTCGATGCGCAGCCCATCCGTTTCGGGTGTTCCTGCTCGGAAGACCGGGTGCGGCAGTCGCTGTCGATCTACTCGGCCAAGGACATCCGCCACATGACCACGCCCGAGGGCCGCGTTACCGCCGATTGCCAGTTCTGCGGCGCGCATTACGACATGGACCCCGAGACGCTGGGCTTCGAGGCCAAGAAGGCGGTGGGGGATGGGGCCTGA
- a CDS encoding CCA tRNA nucleotidyltransferase, producing the protein MIVTGDWLTRAETRAVFAALAADGAQVLAVGGCVRNALLGQPVHDVDIATGARPEVVTRLAERAGLRVVPTGIDHGTVTVVSGGIAHEVTTFRRDIETDGRRAVVAFSDRIGDDAARRDFTMNALYCTAGGAVIDPLHGLQDVMAGRVRFVGDPQARIAEDYLRILRFFRFHAWYGRDGLDPDGLAACAALADGIDRLSRERLGAEMRRLLSAPDPAPAVAAMAAAGVLARVLPGADARALPVLVHLEGDATIRWLRRLAALGGEGVDTALRLSRAEAAALDALRDGAAGGQGAAVLGYRLGAGDAADALLLRAALTGMPLPPGWQPEIARGAAARFPVRAADLMPALSGPAIGDRLRLLEDRWIASDFRLTRDELLS; encoded by the coding sequence ATGATCGTCACCGGCGACTGGCTGACCCGGGCCGAAACCCGGGCGGTGTTCGCCGCGCTCGCGGCAGATGGTGCGCAGGTGCTGGCGGTGGGCGGCTGCGTGCGCAATGCCCTGTTGGGCCAGCCGGTGCATGACGTGGATATCGCGACCGGCGCCCGTCCCGAGGTGGTGACACGGCTGGCCGAGCGCGCCGGGCTGCGCGTGGTGCCCACCGGCATCGACCATGGCACGGTGACGGTCGTTTCGGGCGGCATCGCCCATGAGGTCACGACGTTCCGCCGCGACATCGAAACCGACGGTCGGCGCGCGGTGGTCGCCTTTTCCGACCGCATCGGCGACGATGCCGCCCGGCGCGACTTCACGATGAACGCGCTTTACTGCACGGCGGGCGGCGCGGTGATCGACCCCCTGCACGGCCTGCAGGACGTGATGGCGGGCCGCGTGCGTTTCGTCGGCGATCCGCAGGCGCGGATTGCCGAGGACTATCTGCGCATCCTGCGGTTCTTCCGCTTTCACGCCTGGTATGGGCGCGACGGACTTGATCCCGACGGGCTGGCGGCCTGCGCCGCACTTGCCGATGGCATCGACAGGCTGTCGCGCGAAAGGCTCGGGGCCGAGATGCGAAGGCTGCTGTCGGCCCCCGATCCGGCGCCCGCCGTCGCCGCGATGGCGGCGGCGGGGGTTCTGGCGCGCGTTCTGCCGGGGGCGGATGCGCGCGCCTTGCCGGTGCTGGTGCATCTGGAGGGCGACGCGACGATCCGCTGGCTGCGGCGGCTCGCGGCGCTCGGTGGCGAGGGCGTCGACACCGCGCTGCGCCTCAGCCGGGCCGAGGCTGCGGCGCTGGATGCGCTGCGTGACGGTGCGGCCGGCGGGCAGGGCGCGGCGGTCCTGGGGTACCGGCTGGGTGCGGGTGACGCGGCCGACGCCCTGCTGCTGCGCGCCGCCCTGACGGGAATGCCGCTGCCGCCCGGGTGGCAGCCAGAGATCGCCCGCGGCGCCGCCGCGCGGTTTCCCGTGCGGGCGGCCGATCTGATGCCGGCGCTGTCCGGCCCTGCCATCGGCGACCGGCTGCGCCTGCTCGAGGATCGCTGGATCGCCTCGGATTTCCGCCTGACGCGCGACGAATTGCTTTCCTGA
- a CDS encoding NUDIX hydrolase has protein sequence MIRRYGEAVRATRHYRRRPGVYAILLRGDSILATHQAEPQPEFQLPGGGIDAGEQPVAALHREVYEETGWHIGGLRRLGAFRRFTYMPEYDLWAEKVCTVYLARPLRRVGPPTEAGHTAVWLPVAEALTLLGNPGDRAMLARAAGG, from the coding sequence ATGATCCGACGTTACGGCGAGGCAGTCCGGGCCACGCGACACTATCGCAGGCGCCCTGGTGTCTACGCGATCCTGCTGCGCGGTGACAGCATACTGGCGACCCACCAGGCGGAACCGCAGCCGGAGTTCCAGCTTCCCGGCGGCGGAATCGACGCCGGCGAACAGCCCGTCGCCGCACTGCACCGCGAGGTCTACGAGGAAACCGGGTGGCACATTGGCGGCCTGCGCCGTCTGGGCGCCTTCCGGCGGTTCACCTACATGCCGGAGTATGACCTGTGGGCCGAAAAGGTCTGCACCGTCTATCTGGCCCGCCCGCTGCGCCGCGTCGGACCACCGACCGAGGCCGGGCACACGGCGGTCTGGCTGCCGGTCGCCGAGGCGCTGACGCTGCTGGGCAACCCGGGCGACCGGGCGATGCTGGCGCGTGCCGCGGGCGGCTGA
- a CDS encoding CoA pyrophosphatase codes for MGPEGLRRAFDRPLSASSDFDLNPGVILPPGRVLRPAAVLVAVQGDRVILTKRSSALKHHPGQIAFPGGKLEPGETPEDAALREAAEEIGLPRGLVEVLGHLPPHETVTGFSVLPILAHVRGDFDPTPEQGEVDEIFTVPLHHVTDPAQFRIERRRWRGEWRRYYTVPWGPYYIWGATARILRGLAERLAP; via the coding sequence ATGGGGCCTGAGGGCTTGCGCCGGGCCTTTGACCGGCCCCTGTCCGCATCGTCGGATTTCGACCTGAACCCGGGGGTGATCCTGCCGCCGGGCCGGGTTCTGCGGCCTGCCGCCGTTCTGGTGGCGGTGCAGGGCGACCGGGTGATCCTGACCAAGCGGTCCTCGGCGCTGAAGCACCACCCGGGCCAGATCGCCTTTCCGGGGGGCAAGCTGGAGCCGGGCGAGACGCCCGAGGACGCCGCGCTGCGCGAGGCGGCCGAGGAGATCGGCCTGCCCCGCGGGCTGGTCGAGGTGCTGGGTCACCTTCCGCCGCACGAGACGGTCACCGGGTTCAGCGTGCTGCCGATCCTGGCGCATGTCCGGGGCGATTTCGACCCGACCCCGGAACAGGGCGAGGTGGACGAGATCTTCACCGTTCCGCTGCACCATGTCACCGACCCGGCGCAGTTCCGCATCGAACGCCGCCGCTGGCGGGGCGAATGGCGGCGCTACTACACGGTGCCATGGGGACCCTACTACATCTGGGGCGCCACCGCGCGGATACTCCGGGGGCTTGCCGAACGGCTGGCGCCATGA
- a CDS encoding ABC transporter ATP-binding protein — translation MNVFRRLGDMIDAFAPAEGPPPQQLAPFMRWCLRGSWPMLWLAGLLSGIAGATEVVSALILGWVIDAALAAGPEAFFASHWPLLLGFLLFYLVLRPLAFGLSSASNSVVVGPNVLPLVLSRLHRWTLGQAVTFFDNDFAGRIAQKQMQAARAVTDVATEVINTVFFALASVIGSVVFLLVIDWRVAVALAVWLVAYLALIRFFMPRVRVNSAARASARAMVTGQVVDTITNIKTVKLFAHAAFEDKVALRAMEVFRARSLEFGVISTWFRLSLMTLAGVLPVMLIGGTVILWQQGAATAGSIAAAGAISMRIAQMSGWVSFTLMSIYTSVGEVEDGMRTLSAPHALADGPDARELTRVQGEVRFEGVNFAYGRRRGGVRDLTLTVRPGEKIGIVGASGAGKSTLVALLLRLYDTETGRVLIDGQDVRGVTQESLRRNIGMVTQDTAMFNRSARDNILYGRPDATQDELLEAARAAEAHGFIEGMLDHQGRRGYEAFLGERGVKLSGGQRQRIALARTILKDAPILVLDEATSALDSEVEAAIQESLSKVMEGKTVLAIAHRLSTIAAMDRIVVMDDGRIVEEGSHEELLRRGGLYARYWNRQSGGFIGTDDAVEAAAE, via the coding sequence ATGAATGTCTTCCGGCGCCTCGGCGACATGATCGACGCCTTCGCACCGGCCGAGGGCCCGCCGCCGCAGCAACTGGCGCCGTTCATGCGGTGGTGCCTCAGGGGGTCCTGGCCGATGCTGTGGCTGGCGGGTCTCCTGTCCGGGATCGCGGGCGCGACCGAGGTGGTGTCGGCCCTGATCCTGGGCTGGGTCATCGACGCGGCGCTGGCGGCCGGGCCCGAGGCGTTCTTTGCATCGCACTGGCCGCTTCTGCTGGGTTTCCTGCTGTTCTACCTCGTCCTGCGCCCGCTTGCCTTCGGCCTGTCCTCGGCGTCGAACTCGGTGGTCGTCGGGCCGAATGTCCTGCCACTGGTCCTGTCGCGGCTGCATCGCTGGACGCTGGGGCAGGCGGTGACCTTCTTCGACAACGATTTTGCCGGCCGGATCGCGCAAAAGCAGATGCAGGCGGCGCGCGCCGTCACCGACGTGGCGACCGAAGTCATCAACACCGTGTTCTTCGCCCTGGCCTCGGTGATCGGGTCGGTGGTGTTCCTTCTGGTGATCGACTGGCGGGTGGCCGTGGCGCTGGCGGTATGGCTGGTGGCCTATCTGGCGCTGATCCGCTTCTTCATGCCCCGGGTCCGGGTCAATTCGGCGGCACGCGCCAGTGCCCGCGCCATGGTGACCGGCCAGGTCGTGGACACGATCACCAACATCAAGACGGTGAAGCTGTTCGCGCATGCGGCGTTCGAGGACAAGGTGGCCCTGCGCGCGATGGAGGTGTTCCGCGCCCGCAGCCTGGAGTTCGGCGTGATTTCCACCTGGTTCCGGCTGTCGCTGATGACGCTGGCGGGGGTTCTGCCGGTGATGCTGATCGGCGGCACGGTGATCCTGTGGCAGCAGGGCGCAGCCACTGCCGGGTCCATCGCGGCGGCCGGTGCGATCTCGATGCGGATCGCGCAGATGTCGGGCTGGGTCAGCTTCACGCTGATGTCGATCTATACCTCGGTGGGCGAGGTCGAGGACGGCATGCGCACCCTGTCGGCGCCGCACGCGCTGGCCGATGGGCCGGATGCGCGGGAACTGACCCGGGTGCAGGGCGAGGTCAGGTTCGAGGGCGTGAACTTTGCCTACGGCCGCCGCCGTGGCGGTGTGCGCGACCTCACGCTGACCGTCCGCCCGGGCGAGAAGATCGGCATCGTCGGTGCCTCGGGCGCGGGCAAATCGACGCTCGTGGCATTGCTGCTGCGGCTCTATGACACCGAAACCGGCCGCGTGCTCATCGACGGGCAGGACGTGCGCGGGGTGACCCAGGAAAGCCTGCGGCGCAACATCGGCATGGTCACGCAGGACACGGCCATGTTCAACCGGTCGGCCCGCGACAACATCCTCTATGGCCGCCCCGATGCGACGCAGGATGAACTGCTGGAGGCCGCGCGGGCGGCCGAGGCCCATGGATTCATCGAGGGCATGCTCGATCACCAGGGTCGCCGGGGCTACGAGGCATTCCTGGGCGAACGCGGGGTCAAGCTGTCGGGCGGGCAGCGCCAGCGGATCGCCCTGGCGCGGACGATCCTCAAGGACGCGCCCATCCTCGTTCTCGACGAGGCGACTAGCGCCCTCGACAGCGAGGTGGAGGCCGCGATCCAGGAAAGCCTGTCGAAGGTTATGGAGGGCAAGACGGTGCTGGCCATCGCGCATCGCCTGTCCACCATCGCGGCCATGGACCGGATCGTGGTGATGGATGACGGCCGCATCGTCGAGGAAGGCAGCCACGAGGAACTGCTGCGCCGTGGCGGGCTCTATGCTCGCTACTGGAACCGCCAGTCGGGCGGCTTCATCGGCACCGACGATGCCGTGGAGGCGGCGGCCGAGTGA
- a CDS encoding CAP domain-containing protein: protein MQGVWAALTVTVLLAGCATAPAVRIGPDGKPLPQVYRITADQNARIPFRMLDSVNALRSAGGAPPLSLNAQLNAAAATHARDMSVQNRPWHFGSDGSSPFDRVRRVGYPGQLRGELLSETFETELQTLSAWMAQPDTRAIVLDPAAREMGFAWFQEANGKIWWTMVTGG from the coding sequence ATGCAGGGTGTCTGGGCAGCGTTGACGGTGACGGTCTTGCTTGCGGGGTGTGCCACCGCGCCGGCAGTCAGGATCGGCCCGGACGGCAAGCCTCTGCCGCAGGTCTACCGGATCACAGCCGACCAGAACGCGCGCATCCCCTTCCGGATGCTCGATTCGGTCAACGCGCTGCGGTCGGCCGGGGGGGCTCCGCCGCTGTCACTGAACGCGCAACTGAACGCCGCCGCCGCCACGCATGCCCGCGACATGTCGGTGCAGAACCGCCCCTGGCACTTCGGGTCGGACGGGTCGTCGCCCTTCGACCGGGTGCGTCGCGTGGGCTATCCGGGGCAGTTGCGGGGCGAGCTGCTGTCGGAAACCTTCGAGACCGAGTTGCAGACGCTGTCGGCCTGGATGGCGCAGCCCGACACGCGGGCCATCGTGCTTGACCCTGCGGCGCGCGAGATGGGGTTTGCCTGGTTCCAGGAAGCGAACGGCAAGATCTGGTGGACGATGGTGACGGGCGGCTGA
- a CDS encoding L,D-transpeptidase family protein, translated as MRVIRFLIGLWLVALLASCGPPSKFRSYSGPEVTRVVVYKADRRMQLFHHHDVLRTYRIGLGFAPTGHKQFEGDGKTPEGWYTIDRRNPNSRFHLSIGISYPNADDRAYAKAQGKNPGGDIFIHGKGQRHARHRGDWTEGCIWVTDREMEDIYAMVKDGTPILIRP; from the coding sequence ATGCGGGTGATACGGTTTCTGATCGGGTTGTGGCTCGTGGCGCTGCTGGCGTCCTGCGGGCCGCCCTCCAAGTTTCGCAGCTACTCCGGCCCCGAGGTCACGCGCGTCGTCGTCTACAAGGCCGACCGCCGGATGCAGCTTTTCCACCACCATGACGTGCTGCGCACCTATCGCATCGGTCTCGGCTTCGCGCCGACGGGCCACAAGCAGTTCGAAGGCGACGGCAAGACGCCGGAGGGCTGGTACACCATCGACCGCCGGAACCCCAACAGCCGCTTCCACCTGTCCATCGGCATCTCCTATCCGAACGCAGATGACCGCGCCTATGCCAAGGCGCAGGGCAAGAACCCGGGCGGCGACATCTTCATCCATGGCAAGGGTCAGCGTCACGCCCGCCATCGCGGCGACTGGACGGAAGGCTGCATCTGGGTGACCGACCGCGAGATGGAAGACATCTACGCCATGGTGAAGGATGGCACGCCCATCCTGATCCGCCCCTGA
- a CDS encoding ABC transporter ATP-binding protein, with protein sequence MFRFFEGLVDPYQPWPATDTPPRRLWPFLKDYVIPFRKVFAVTGLLSVVVAAGDVALIWYVGRLVDVLAAGEPAQVWAEYGTEVLLVAAAILILRPILAGADVALLHNTILPNFGTMIRWRAHNHVLRQPVGWFESDFAGRIANRIMQTPPAAGDAVFQTFDAVAFGIVTVIGAGIMLGDADPRLMLPLVVWFGLYIALVRWTIRHAGPASKASSDARSAVTGRVVDAYTNIHSVKLFAHHDRELSYAREAIETARSKFQYEMRIITRMDLALTCLNGVLIVAVTGWAIALWYQGAASVGTVAATTALVLRLNNMTYWIMWATSSLVQALGVVAEGMETITQPVTLVDRPGAKPLALTEGRIEVQGVSHHYGRGSGGLRDVTLTVAPGEKIGVVGRSGAGKSTLVRLILRLTDAEGGRILIDGQDVRDVTQDSLRHAIGMVQQDSSLLHRSVRDNILYGRPDATEAQMIEAAKRAEAHDFILGLEDPSGRSGYDAHVGERGVKLSGGQRQRIGLARVILKDAPILILDEATSALDSEVEAAIQDTLYGVMQGKTVIAIAHRLSTIAAMDRIVVLDDGAVAEQGTHHALIAKEGLYARFWARQSGGFIGIDEAAE encoded by the coding sequence ATGTTCCGCTTTTTCGAAGGGCTGGTGGACCCCTACCAACCCTGGCCGGCCACCGACACGCCACCCCGGCGGCTCTGGCCGTTCCTCAAGGACTACGTGATCCCGTTCCGCAAGGTCTTTGCGGTCACGGGGCTGCTGTCGGTTGTCGTGGCGGCGGGCGACGTGGCGCTGATCTGGTATGTGGGGCGGCTGGTCGACGTGCTGGCGGCTGGCGAGCCGGCACAGGTCTGGGCCGAATACGGAACCGAGGTGCTGCTGGTCGCCGCCGCGATCCTGATCCTGCGGCCGATCCTGGCAGGCGCCGATGTGGCCTTGCTGCACAACACCATCCTGCCCAACTTCGGCACGATGATTCGCTGGCGCGCGCACAACCACGTGCTGCGCCAGCCGGTCGGCTGGTTCGAAAGCGATTTTGCGGGCCGCATCGCCAACCGCATCATGCAGACCCCCCCGGCGGCCGGCGACGCGGTGTTCCAGACCTTCGACGCGGTCGCCTTCGGCATCGTCACCGTGATCGGCGCGGGCATCATGCTGGGCGATGCCGACCCCCGGCTGATGCTGCCGCTGGTGGTCTGGTTCGGCCTCTACATCGCGCTCGTCCGCTGGACGATCCGTCACGCCGGCCCGGCGTCCAAGGCAAGTTCGGATGCGCGCTCGGCGGTCACCGGGCGCGTGGTCGATGCCTACACCAACATCCATTCGGTGAAGCTGTTCGCGCATCACGACCGCGAACTGTCCTACGCGCGCGAGGCGATCGAGACCGCACGTTCCAAGTTCCAGTACGAGATGCGGATCATCACGCGGATGGACTTGGCGCTGACCTGCCTGAACGGCGTGCTGATCGTCGCGGTGACCGGATGGGCCATCGCCCTGTGGTATCAGGGTGCGGCCAGTGTCGGCACCGTGGCGGCCACCACCGCCCTGGTGCTGCGGCTGAACAACATGACCTATTGGATCATGTGGGCGACGTCCTCGCTGGTCCAGGCGCTCGGCGTCGTGGCCGAGGGGATGGAAACCATCACGCAGCCGGTCACGCTGGTCGACCGGCCCGGCGCGAAGCCCCTTGCCCTGACCGAGGGCCGGATCGAGGTGCAGGGTGTCAGCCATCACTACGGGCGCGGTTCGGGCGGGCTGCGCGACGTCACGCTGACCGTGGCCCCGGGCGAGAAGATCGGCGTCGTGGGCCGGTCCGGCGCGGGGAAATCAACCCTGGTGCGGCTGATCCTGCGGCTGACCGATGCCGAAGGCGGGCGCATCCTGATCGACGGCCAGGACGTGCGCGATGTGACGCAGGATTCGCTGCGCCATGCCATCGGCATGGTGCAGCAGGATTCTTCGCTGCTGCACCGGTCGGTGCGCGACAACATCCTTTACGGACGTCCGGATGCCACCGAGGCGCAGATGATCGAGGCGGCGAAGCGGGCAGAGGCGCATGATTTCATCCTGGGGCTGGAAGACCCCTCCGGCCGCAGCGGCTATGACGCGCATGTGGGCGAGCGGGGCGTCAAGCTCTCGGGCGGGCAGCGGCAGCGGATCGGGCTGGCGCGCGTGATCCTCAAGGACGCGCCCATCCTGATTCTGGACGAGGCGACTTCGGCGCTCGACAGCGAGGTCGAGGCGGCGATCCAGGACACGCTTTACGGCGTGATGCAGGGCAAGACCGTCATCGCCATCGCGCACCGCCTGTCCACCATCGCGGCGATGGACCGGATCGTGGTGCTGGACGACGGCGCCGTGGCCGAGCAGGGCACCCATCACGCGCTGATCGCCAAGGAGGGCCTGTATGCCCGTTTCTGGGCGCGGCAGTCCGGCGGGTTCATCGGCATCGACGAGGCGGCGGAATGA